The Candidatus Zixiibacteriota bacterium DNA segment AAAAATCACTGAGTCCCGAAGAAGAGCTCGAATTGAATAGGCTGGAAATGCAAAGCGAGGAAACTATAAACAACTTGCTATTAATGGACCGTTATTCAATATCCAAACTGTATCCCCAAATGCGCGTCTGCTTGTATGTTGCCGCGCGAGAATTTCGGCGCTTTATGATAGAGAATAAAATCAAGACTTTATTTTCAGAGGCAACCTGGGCTTTGGAACTATTAGCAATTTTAATCTGTAGGAGCATCGGGGGTAAATGTTATTGTCCCTCAACGACCAGGATTCCCAGCAATCGATTTTGTTTCTTTGAGAGCTACAGGCAGTCTTCGGTAGCATTTATTCGCAAATCGGATGAAAAAGATATGAAAAAAGCTGAAGAGTTCTTAGATTATTACTTGAATAATAATGTCAAACCTTACTACTGGTATAAAGGAAACAAGCCGCCCCGACCTTATTTAAACTGGCTTAAAAAATATTTTAAAAACCTTCAACGGAACAATGAAGATAAATATGAACAGATGCGAATACCATCTTTTCCTCTCGCAGTAATCCGTTTATCGAATGTGATTAAATATCGATGGTTTAAGTATACAAAACCTTTCGAGGATATATCGCTTCCCCCTGCTCGGCCGTATGTATTATATGCGCTTCATCAGCAGCCGGAATCATCGATTGATGTTCAGGGCGCTTTCTTTTCCAATCAGGTTGAATTAATCAAGTCCATAGCGCGTTCGGTTCCATCTACGCATGATTTCTATGTTAAGGATCATCGCAGTTGTATAGGAGAACGACCGCTCCGGTTCTATAAGACAATCAAAAGTATTCCCGGCGTTCGATTGATTGATCCCTTTGTCGACAGCCATCGACTTATCAAGCATGCCGACTTAGTGATTTCAGTTTCGGGTACCATTGCTTATGAAGCCGCTCTTTTTGGCAGACCGGCAATGTCTGTTGCCAATATGTATTTCGGACCGATACTGACAGTCAATGGCATAAATCCGTATCGGGAATCATTCGGCGATATATTTAATTGTCTTAGCGATAAAAGAAAATGCGATGCCGAAAGCAGGCGGCAGAATAATATAAAATTTTTAGCCTGGCTTATTGCCCAGTCATTTGAGGGAATAGTCAGCGATTCTATAAGCAATCCGGAATGCATATATCCTGAAAATATCAAACGTGTGGCGCAAGCTATGAATGTTGTATTGGAAAAGCAGTCAACTGATATGCAACGCCTTAAGGTGCGCAGTACTGCTAAGGTAGATATACAATTAGATAACAGCAAATATCACAGCGCGGCGGTCTCTAAATGTTGAAGCATATATTTAACTATCGAAGATATTTCTTTCTTTACGTGGCGATTATTACTATGCTGATTCAGTCATTTGTGATATCAACTGCAATCAAAGGTCTGCTTCTGCCGTATGTATTTATTCTTGCGCAATTCTCATTAGACTTGGTAAGAAAAATGCTTAATAGAAAAACTCTAAATATATTTTCATATATAATCGTGTTTTTGTTCAGTTTTATTTTATGGCAGCTGCTGGCACAGCTTTTCAACGCCATTTACCAGCCGGTCTTTTACAAATTCCCAACTGCAATATTGCTATCTCCTGAAAATCCATCGGTAAGTATTTTCCGAAACAGCATGCTCACTCAAAGCATGTATTTATTAACATGCGTAATATTTTTCCTTTATCTATTGAAGCATATGCAGACCGCCAACAGCGCTGAAATGATAATAAAAATCGCCAGGCTGGGTATAATTATATTCGTCATTTATGGATTTGTTGAATACATCGGGTATTTTATAACCGGACACAGTATCGATGTCATTTCAAATCGGATTACCGGCGTTGATTATGAATACAGTAAAACTCAGCTAATAACGCTTGGCGGAATTATTATTCCGAGAATAAAATCACTAACGAGTGAACCATCGGTATTTGGCTTTTCGGTTCTGCCTTTTGCAATATTGTTTTACTATATGAAAGATAAGATATATATCCTTCTATTAATTGCGGCGCTTCTTTCGACATCCACAGGGGTTGTAATCGGAATTCTAATATTTGCGATAATTGAAGCTGTACTATTCAGAAAAATTATTAAACTTGGCATTATTCTGACGGCGGTCATCGCTTTTATATCAATAGTTGACATTTCGATAATATATGATTTTTACAGGTTCACTTATCTCAAGCTGAGTTTACAGCATGTGTCGGGTATTAATAGATTTGAAAACCTATACAATTCGCTAGCTTTCTTTTTTAATTCTGATGTATCCCATTTTCTATTTGGCTATGGATTTGGATATATTAGATCAGTAGATGGTTTCAGTACTTTGCTGGTAAATATAGGCTTGGTTGGGTTTTTGGCATATACCGCCTTTTTTACATATCCGTTGACCAAATTGAAATACGATTCTGATTATAAAAAAGGTCTGTTGGTTTCAAATATTGTATTAATGATGATGACCTATATCAGTGTAACGGAATTTTATTGTTTTCATATCTGGTTTTTAGCGGCTTTGACATGGTATGAGTTTCTTAAAGAGCGAAGCCATGCGCAAATCGGTACGTGCAAGCAAATGCAATGGGCGTAATTTAAACCTGAAAATTTATTCCTAACCGGGATAAGATAAAAATAATTTCTTAGGAGGATAAAAAATCGGTTTTTTAATATTAACACTCAATAGATCATTAAAAATATTTCAGGGAGGAAACAGGCGGCTACTGAATTTAAAACTGAACAGGAAAATTTCTGGTCGGGAGAATTTGGCAATAATTATATTGACCGAAACTGCGATGAATCAATCATTGCAGCCAATACTGCTACATTTTCCAGAATACTATCCAGCACTAATTCTGTAAAATCGATTATTGAATTTGGCGCTAATATCGGATTAAATCTTATCGCTATTAAAAGACTTTTCCCGAATATGGACCTTTCCGCAATCGAGATAAATCCAAAAGCGGTTGACCAGCTTAAAATAATTGAGGGCGTAAAAACTTATGCCCAATCCATACTGGAATACGATGTTGATTTTCAGCGTAGTTTTGTTTTTACAAAAGGAGTGTTAATTCATATAAATCCAAGGATGCTTCCGGTAGTTTATGATTTAATGTACAGAACGTCAAGCCGCTGCATCTGTATGGTTGAATACTATAACCCCACTCCTGTTGAAATCAATTATTGCGGTCATCCCGATAGACTGTTCAAACGCGATTTTGCCGGCGAGATGATGGATAAATATGGCGATCTCAGGTTGATAGATTACGGATTTAACTACCGCCGCGACAACAACTTTAGCTGCGGGGATGAGAACTGGTTTCTATTAGAAAAACAGCAAAAAAAAATAAATTCAGGGAGCGGTAAAGACAGCATTAAAACAGTGTTTTGTAAGTGTTTCAAATAAAAAGAAACATTAACCGAATTATATTTGATAGCTATAAAGAAATATAATCGAGTTGTCGATTCATAAAAAGATATAATTAGTATTTATGGAGTGTGGATGCTTTTTAATTCGTACGTTTACATATTTTTGTTTTTACCGGTTGTTCTGGCAGTATATTTCCTTTTAAACAATAGGAATCTAATCTTTACCGGAAAAGTTTGGCTTGTTCTTGCCTCCCTGTTTTTTTATTCCTATTGGAATCCCATATATCTGCCGCTTATACTCGCCTCGATGCTTGTAAATTATTTCATAGGCGGGGCGCTGTCAAAAGATGATTATCAGGCTCGTCATTGGCTGGTATCAAGGAAGAGTATTTTAGTTAGCGGAATAGTATTTAATCTAAGTTTGCTGGGCTACTACAAGTATGCCGACTTTTTTATAACAAACGCCAATTTTATTTTCGGCGCCGATATACATCTGTTAAGACTAGTGCTGCCGCTGGCAATCAGCTTCTTTACCTTTCAGCAAATCGCATATTTGGTTGATAACTATAAGGATAGATCCAGTAAGTATGATTTCATTAATTTTGCATTATTCGTATCGTTTTTCCCTCAATTAATTTCAGGCCCAATTGTTCATCATAAGGAAATGATGCCCCAGTTTGGGACGACAGAGAATAAATCCATTAACTATAAAAACATGTCAACAGGAATATTTATATTCTTTTTAGGCCTGTTTAAAAAAGTTGTAATAGCTGATACCTTAGCTGTTGCGGCTTCAAATGGTTTTGACAATGCTGCCGTACTAACATTTGCCCAAGCCTGGGTATCATCATTGAGCTATACCTGCCAGCTGTATTTCGACTTTTCCGGCTATACCGATATGGCTATTGGCACAGCTTTTATGTTTAACATAGTCCTGCCTTTAAATTTCAACTCGCCATACAAGGCTTTAAACATCCAGGATTTTTGGCGTAGATGGCATATGACCTTAAGCCGATGGCTGCGCGATTATTTGTATATCTCCCTTGGCGGCAATAGAAAAGGCAATATAAGAACGTATATAAATCTATTCACAACTTTCCTGCTTGGCGGGCTATGGCATGGAGCCGGCTGGACTTTTGTAGTCTGGGGTGCTATGCACGGTTTCGGAACCACTATTCACAAGTTCTGGCAAAGCTATGGAATACGCCTGCCTAAATCTGTGGCGTGGTTCATAACATTTATGTTTGTTCACTTTGCCTGGGTATTTTTCCGAGCAACTTCTTTTAAGGATGCCGTCAAAGTTTTTAAGGGTATGTTTGCATTCAACACAATAAATTCTGCCTCTATTCTTTATGAGTTGAAAGCGCTGAATTTTGAAAAGACAATAGAAACAGTATTCAGTATTACTGTTTTGATCATTGCGCTTATTGTTTCAATCCGCTTCAAAAACAGCAATGAACTAAGGTTAAACTTGAATTTCCGCTATCTGATGTGTGTGGCTTTTCTCATCGTCAGCGGATTCATTTTTTTAAACAGCAATATATCGGAATTTCTATACTTTAATTTTTAGGAGTAAGCAATTGCTTAAAACATATAAACGTTTCCTTATATTAATCCCGATAGTATCGATTGTAATGTACGTTTTTATATTCATAATAGTGAATATAGCAGTCGATCCGTATCGCGAGTATGGACTAACAAACACGAAAATATATTTTCAATCCTATTATACGGTTCCTTTTAAGATGTATCAGAAACTTAGCCATGAAAACTACATTTTGGTGTTTGGCACATCGCACTCATCTACAATCTCAAGCGAGATTCTAAATCATCCGACTTTGAATATGTCAACCTCGGTTTATGGCAACCCTGCGGATGTATATTATTTTTTAGCTAATCTCGATAAACGGCAAATATTGAATATCGATAAAATTTATTACCTGATAGACTACCATATATTTGAAGATAAAATAAGCGATTATGCGGATATTAATTTTAACTCTAAAATTGATTTTATCTATCAGACCGCAAACAATTTGAATAAGAAAAAATTACTAAGGTCTGTTGATAACATACTGAAAAACATTCTCGGCAATAATACTACTGAGATTACCGACAATGGAGAATTTGTTTATGTAAGGCCGGTAGCTTATAATAATATTGTATATGATGAAAAAATAAGGTTTACCGTATCGGATAAGGCTTTTGAATTTTTAGCAAAAATCGATAGCTTCTGTAAAGAGCAAAATGTTGAAATCATATATTTCAAATCTATTTTTAGCAGATATTTTTTACAAAACGTAGATTATGAATCAGTAAGGTCGCAATTGTCGAGCGTGTTAAATATAATTGATGAGGTGTATTGTCTGATGTATGTTGAGGGTGTTTCCGAAAACCTGAATAACTTTCGCAACCCGACACATCATATTAATAAAGCCGCTGAAATAGAGATTAATATTCTCCAATCGCCAAAACTCAGAAAACGTTATCGGGTTACTAAAGAGAACCTTGACGATTACATGAAATATCTAAAAGCGAATGTTTTTGATTATCCTATTGTGTTAAACGACCCTCAATTAAAATAAACTAATGAGGTAATTGTACTGTGCTGGTTGTTAATGCCCGTTTCTTAACAAATAATATAACTGGAGTGCAAAGAGCCGCCATAGAGATTTCTTTATATCTGAAAAAGATGTATGAAGATATTAAATTCGTTACTCCCGGAAATGTAATCCATAAAGAAATTGCTGATAAACTTGATGCTGAAAAGTACGGGATGTTTTCCGGACACCTATGGGAACAGTTTGAACTGCCAAGATATTTAAAAAGTAAAAATAACTGTCTGCTTTTAAACTTAGCGAATACCGCCCCTTTATTCTATAAAAATAAAATTGTTACTATTCATGATGTGGCTTTTCTAAAGCACCCGCAGTGGTATTCAAAGAGGTTTTATTATTTCTACAAATTTCTTATTCCGAGAATCGCGAAAAATTCAGTGAAAGTAATAACCGTCAGTGAATATTCAAAAAATGATATTATTAAGCGTCTGAATGTGCCTGGCGTCAAAATTGAAGTGATTAAATGCGCCGTTTCCGATAAATTCTTAAAATCAATCAATAACTCTATTCCAAATAAATACGGCAAGTATATTCTGGCTATATCTTCATTTAGTCCGCGTAAAAATTTTGAAGGAATTGTATCCGCATTTAATAAGTTGAATTTAATGAATACTAAGCTGGTAATGGTCGGCTGCGAAAGCAAACATGTTAATAATCCCAAATTAAAAACCATGATTCAATCGAACAATCAGATAATATTTGCTGGTAATGTGTCGGATGATGAATTAATCGGTTTATATAAAAACGCCTGTTTGTTCGTATTTCCCTCCTTGTATGAGGGTTTCGGCATACCTCCCCTTGAGGCGATGGCTTGCGGGTGTCCCTGTCTTGTTTCGA contains these protein-coding regions:
- a CDS encoding pseudaminic acid biosynthesis-associated methylase — protein: MSGRKQAATEFKTEQENFWSGEFGNNYIDRNCDESIIAANTATFSRILSSTNSVKSIIEFGANIGLNLIAIKRLFPNMDLSAIEINPKAVDQLKIIEGVKTYAQSILEYDVDFQRSFVFTKGVLIHINPRMLPVVYDLMYRTSSRCICMVEYYNPTPVEINYCGHPDRLFKRDFAGEMMDKYGDLRLIDYGFNYRRDNNFSCGDENWFLLEKQQKKINSGSGKDSIKTVFCKCFK
- a CDS encoding MBOAT family protein — translated: MLFNSYVYIFLFLPVVLAVYFLLNNRNLIFTGKVWLVLASLFFYSYWNPIYLPLILASMLVNYFIGGALSKDDYQARHWLVSRKSILVSGIVFNLSLLGYYKYADFFITNANFIFGADIHLLRLVLPLAISFFTFQQIAYLVDNYKDRSSKYDFINFALFVSFFPQLISGPIVHHKEMMPQFGTTENKSINYKNMSTGIFIFFLGLFKKVVIADTLAVAASNGFDNAAVLTFAQAWVSSLSYTCQLYFDFSGYTDMAIGTAFMFNIVLPLNFNSPYKALNIQDFWRRWHMTLSRWLRDYLYISLGGNRKGNIRTYINLFTTFLLGGLWHGAGWTFVVWGAMHGFGTTIHKFWQSYGIRLPKSVAWFITFMFVHFAWVFFRATSFKDAVKVFKGMFAFNTINSASILYELKALNFEKTIETVFSITVLIIALIVSIRFKNSNELRLNLNFRYLMCVAFLIVSGFIFLNSNISEFLYFNF
- a CDS encoding glycosyltransferase family 4 protein; the protein is MLVVNARFLTNNITGVQRAAIEISLYLKKMYEDIKFVTPGNVIHKEIADKLDAEKYGMFSGHLWEQFELPRYLKSKNNCLLLNLANTAPLFYKNKIVTIHDVAFLKHPQWYSKRFYYFYKFLIPRIAKNSVKVITVSEYSKNDIIKRLNVPGVKIEVIKCAVSDKFLKSINNSIPNKYGKYILAISSFSPRKNFEGIVSAFNKLNLMNTKLVMVGCESKHVNNPKLKTMIQSNNQIIFAGNVSDDELIGLYKNACLFVFPSLYEGFGIPPLEAMACGCPCLVSNTSSLPEICGDAALFCDPYKIEDIADNINRLLNDDILRNRLVSSGLEHIKKFGWQKTASIFADMIDEAANV